One Streptomyces coeruleorubidus DNA segment encodes these proteins:
- a CDS encoding NfeD family protein, translated as MPWFVWLLAAGVLGAAEFFTLTLVFGLLAGAALVAAVVAGVGIGVVGQLVAFAIAAAAGLVIVRPVALRHMAQRPLTREGSDALIGKRAEVVQEVTATHGLIKLSGEEWSARALDESHVIPVGALVDVMEIEGATAIVYPRELLP; from the coding sequence ATGCCGTGGTTCGTATGGCTGCTCGCCGCCGGGGTGCTGGGTGCCGCGGAGTTCTTCACCCTGACACTGGTCTTCGGGCTGCTGGCGGGCGCTGCGTTGGTGGCCGCCGTAGTCGCAGGTGTGGGCATCGGCGTCGTCGGCCAACTCGTCGCCTTCGCGATAGCAGCGGCAGCGGGCCTCGTCATCGTCCGTCCCGTCGCGCTGCGGCACATGGCACAGCGGCCCCTCACACGCGAGGGCAGTGACGCGCTGATCGGCAAGCGGGCCGAGGTCGTGCAGGAGGTCACTGCAACCCACGGTCTGATCAAGCTCTCCGGTGAGGAATGGTCCGCCCGCGCCCTCGACGAGAGCCATGTGATCCCGGTGGGAGCGCTGGTGGACGTCATGGAGATCGAAGGCGCCACGGCCATCGTCTACCCCCGCGAGCTCCTTCCGTGA
- a CDS encoding SPFH domain-containing protein: MDPVVILTLVAALVVVFLVASTVRIIPQARRYNIERFGRYRRTLQPGLNFVVPVADRVNTKLDVREQVYSSDPRPVITEDNLVVNIDTVLYYQITDPRAAAYEVADYLQAIDQLTVTTLRNVIGSMDLEETLTSREEINSRLRAVLDDATGKWGIRVNRVEIKAIDPPHTIKEAMEKQMRAERDKRAAILHAEGDRQAKILTAEGTKQKDILEAQGTQQAMILRADGEAKAVERVFQAVHRNNADPKILAYKYLETLPHLAKSDNNTFWVIPGELTEAVRAVTSAFGDQSTMGLPESARPEGTTTTDGASDEGGTAELEGGSALSLDAAAAADEVAKQAAAVVSDAKAEAEAARAPQVPGRGQTSGD, encoded by the coding sequence GTGGATCCAGTTGTCATCCTCACTCTTGTGGCGGCCCTCGTCGTCGTCTTCCTCGTGGCCTCCACCGTGCGGATCATCCCGCAGGCCCGCCGCTACAACATCGAGCGGTTCGGCCGGTACCGCCGGACGCTGCAACCCGGCCTGAATTTCGTCGTGCCGGTGGCCGACCGCGTCAACACCAAACTCGACGTGCGCGAGCAGGTCTATTCCTCCGACCCCAGGCCGGTGATCACCGAGGACAACCTCGTGGTGAACATCGACACCGTCCTCTACTACCAGATCACCGACCCGAGAGCGGCGGCCTACGAGGTCGCCGACTACCTGCAAGCGATCGACCAGCTCACCGTGACCACACTGCGCAACGTCATCGGCAGCATGGACCTGGAGGAGACGCTCACCTCACGCGAGGAGATCAACTCCCGGCTGCGCGCCGTACTCGACGACGCCACCGGCAAGTGGGGCATCCGCGTCAACCGCGTCGAGATCAAGGCCATCGATCCACCGCACACCATCAAGGAAGCGATGGAGAAGCAGATGCGGGCCGAGCGGGACAAGCGCGCGGCCATCCTGCACGCAGAAGGGGATCGGCAAGCCAAGATCCTGACCGCGGAGGGCACGAAGCAGAAGGACATCCTGGAGGCACAGGGCACGCAGCAAGCCATGATCTTGCGGGCGGACGGCGAGGCGAAGGCGGTGGAGCGTGTCTTCCAGGCCGTCCATCGCAACAATGCCGACCCGAAGATCCTGGCCTACAAGTACCTCGAGACGCTTCCGCACTTGGCGAAGAGCGACAACAACACGTTCTGGGTGATCCCGGGGGAGCTGACCGAGGCAGTTCGCGCCGTCACCAGCGCGTTCGGCGATCAGTCAACGATGGGGCTTCCCGAATCTGCGCGACCGGAGGGAACAACCACTACCGACGGCGCGTCGGACGAAGGCGGGACTGCGGAGCTCGAGGGAGGCTCGGCGCTTTCGCTCGACGCTGCCGCGGCTGCTGATGAGGTCGCAAAGCAGGCCGCCGCCGTAGTGAGCGACGCGAAGGCCGAGGCCGAGGCTGCGAGGGCGCCCCAGGTGCCGGGCCGGGGGCAGACGTCCGGCGACTGA